A single genomic interval of Streptomyces sp. 1222.5 harbors:
- a CDS encoding glycoside hydrolase family 65 protein: MTVTGPAWEYDGYRPEEERLRESLCTLGNGYFATRGALPECTADAVHHPGTYAAGCYDRLTSEVAGRRVENEDMVNLPNWLPLRFRPAGADWLTPDTVPVTDHHQVLHLDPGLLERRTRYPLGTGGSLHVRQLRLVHLHDPHLAALRTEFTAEGDAVDLEVESAIDGEVTNSGVARYRDLDGRHLTHVHTGTAAPGTVWLRCRTRSSDISFELAARLTADAPVTHAGEGPRAVQHVRLRLPPGRTVTLDKTVALHTSRDPAIGDPLRAAVDRVRDAPGFDELLETHTAAWDQLWRRTALEVPGEAGSILRLHLFHLLQTLSPHTADLDVGVPARGLHGEAYRGHVFWDELFVLPYLNLHLPEVSRALLRYRHRRLAAACHAAHELGRRGARYPWQSGSDGREESQQLHLNPRSGRWLPDHSRLQHHVGSAVAYNVWQYWEATGDLDFLHGEGAEMLLQIARFWADSAGYDPHLGRHRIRGVVGPDEYHDAYPGAGRPGLDDNAYTNVTAAWVLTRALELLRALPEPRRRELTEAVGLAEDEPARWEEVSRTLHVPFHDGVISQFEGYAGLAELDWDGYRKRYGDIRRLDRILEAEGDTVNRYKASKQADVLMLGYLFALPELRSLFDRLGYPLDERTWTATVDHYLHRTSHGSTLSGLVLGWILARARRTDAWAFVQEALRGDIADLQGGTTGEGIHLGAMAGTLDLVQRGLTGLETRGGALRLDPVPLPELSSYGFAIRYHGHWGVHLRLRSGLLEIAVPASGRGPIDLRLRDLAVGVRPGETARLVLPE; encoded by the coding sequence ATGACGGTGACGGGCCCGGCCTGGGAGTACGACGGCTACCGGCCCGAGGAGGAGCGGCTGCGGGAGTCCCTGTGCACCCTCGGCAACGGCTACTTCGCGACCCGGGGAGCGCTGCCCGAGTGCACCGCCGACGCCGTCCACCACCCCGGCACCTACGCCGCCGGCTGCTACGACCGGCTCACCTCCGAGGTCGCCGGACGGCGGGTCGAGAACGAGGACATGGTCAACCTGCCCAACTGGCTGCCGCTGCGCTTCCGCCCGGCCGGCGCCGACTGGCTCACCCCGGACACCGTCCCGGTCACCGACCACCACCAGGTGCTCCACCTCGATCCGGGCCTGCTGGAACGCCGTACCCGCTACCCCCTCGGCACCGGCGGCTCGCTGCACGTGCGCCAACTGCGCCTCGTCCATCTGCACGACCCCCATCTCGCCGCCCTGCGCACCGAGTTCACCGCCGAGGGCGACGCCGTCGACCTGGAGGTCGAGTCCGCGATCGACGGCGAGGTCACCAACTCCGGTGTGGCCCGCTACCGGGACCTCGACGGCAGGCACCTCACCCACGTCCACACCGGCACCGCCGCACCCGGCACGGTGTGGCTGCGCTGCCGCACCCGCAGCTCGGACATCAGCTTCGAACTCGCCGCCCGGCTGACCGCCGACGCCCCGGTCACCCACGCCGGCGAAGGCCCACGGGCGGTCCAGCACGTCCGGTTGCGCCTGCCGCCCGGCCGTACCGTCACCCTCGACAAGACCGTCGCGCTCCACACCTCCCGAGACCCCGCCATCGGCGACCCGCTGCGCGCCGCGGTCGACCGGGTCCGGGACGCGCCCGGCTTCGACGAGCTGCTGGAGACACACACGGCGGCCTGGGACCAGCTGTGGCGGCGCACGGCGCTGGAGGTGCCCGGCGAGGCGGGCAGCATCCTGCGCCTGCACCTGTTCCACCTGCTGCAGACCCTCTCCCCGCACACCGCCGACCTCGACGTCGGCGTCCCCGCGCGCGGACTGCACGGCGAGGCCTACCGCGGGCACGTCTTCTGGGACGAACTCTTCGTCCTGCCCTACCTCAACCTGCACCTGCCCGAGGTCTCCCGCGCCCTGCTCCGCTACCGCCACCGCCGGCTGGCCGCCGCCTGCCACGCCGCCCACGAACTCGGCCGGCGCGGCGCGCGGTACCCCTGGCAGAGCGGCAGCGACGGCCGCGAGGAGAGCCAGCAGCTCCACCTCAACCCGCGCTCCGGGCGCTGGCTGCCCGACCACTCCCGGCTCCAGCACCACGTGGGCTCGGCGGTCGCGTACAACGTGTGGCAGTACTGGGAGGCGACCGGCGACCTCGACTTCCTGCACGGCGAGGGCGCCGAGATGCTGCTCCAGATCGCCCGCTTCTGGGCGGACTCCGCCGGCTACGACCCCCACCTCGGCCGGCACCGCATCCGTGGCGTGGTCGGCCCCGACGAGTACCACGACGCCTACCCCGGTGCGGGCCGGCCGGGCCTGGACGACAACGCGTACACCAACGTCACCGCCGCCTGGGTGCTCACCCGCGCGCTGGAGCTGCTGCGCGCCCTGCCCGAGCCGCGCCGCCGCGAACTCACCGAGGCCGTCGGACTGGCCGAGGACGAGCCCGCCCGCTGGGAGGAGGTCTCCCGCACCCTGCACGTCCCCTTCCACGACGGGGTGATCAGCCAGTTCGAGGGGTACGCCGGCCTCGCCGAGCTGGACTGGGACGGCTACCGGAAACGGTACGGCGACATCCGCCGCCTGGACCGGATCCTGGAGGCCGAGGGGGACACCGTCAACCGGTACAAGGCGTCCAAGCAGGCCGACGTGCTGATGCTCGGCTACCTCTTCGCCCTGCCCGAACTGCGGTCCCTGTTCGACCGGTTGGGCTACCCGCTGGACGAGCGGACCTGGACCGCGACCGTCGACCACTACCTGCACCGCACCAGTCACGGCTCCACCCTCAGCGGCCTGGTCCTCGGCTGGATCCTGGCCCGGGCCCGCCGGACCGACGCCTGGGCCTTCGTCCAGGAGGCGCTGCGCGGCGACATCGCCGACCTCCAGGGCGGCACCACCGGGGAGGGCATCCACCTCGGCGCGATGGCCGGCACGCTCGACCTCGTCCAGCGCGGGCTGACCGGCCTGGAGACCCGGGGCGGCGCCCTGCGCCTCGACCCCGTCCCGCTGCCCGAACTCTCCTCCTACGGCTTCGCCATCCGCTACCACGGCCACTGGGGCGTCCACCTGCGCCTGCGCAGCGGCCTGCTGGAGATCGCCGTACCGGCCTCCGGCCGCGGCCCCATCGACCTCCGCCTGCGGGACCTGGCGGTGGGAGTACGGCCGGGGGAGACGGCCCGACTGGTGCTCCCGGAGTAG
- a CDS encoding xanthine dehydrogenase family protein subunit M — MNGFAYVRPGSVQEAVEAHATHPGAHYLAGGTNLVDLLKLGVERPTALIDVGRLPLDRIEDLPDGSLRVGATVRNSDLAADPRVRDRYPVLSQALLSGASGQLRNAATTGGNLLQRTRCPYFQDLDKPCNKREPGTGCAARDGVHRDHAVLGHSDSCIATHPSDMAVALAALDAQIELQGPDGGRRVPVADFYRLPGEHPERDTWIRPGELITAVLLPAATAGVPSAYRKARDRASYAFALASVAVVLRVADGVVDQVGVAFGGLAHRPWRARHTELALLGAPAGPDAFEGAVALELAHAEPLRDNAYKVPLARNLALDVLNRLAPTPAVA, encoded by the coding sequence GTGAACGGCTTCGCCTACGTCAGGCCCGGCAGCGTCCAGGAGGCCGTCGAGGCCCATGCGACCCACCCCGGCGCCCACTACCTGGCGGGCGGCACCAACCTGGTCGACCTGCTGAAACTCGGCGTGGAGCGCCCCACGGCCCTCATCGACGTGGGCCGGCTGCCGCTGGACCGCATCGAGGATCTGCCCGACGGCTCCCTGCGCGTCGGCGCCACGGTCCGCAACAGCGACCTCGCCGCCGACCCCCGCGTCCGCGACCGCTACCCCGTCCTGTCCCAGGCCCTCCTGTCCGGCGCCTCCGGCCAGCTGCGCAACGCCGCCACCACCGGCGGCAACCTGCTCCAGCGCACCCGCTGCCCCTACTTCCAGGACCTCGACAAACCCTGCAACAAGCGGGAGCCGGGCACCGGCTGTGCCGCCCGCGACGGCGTCCACCGCGACCACGCGGTCCTCGGCCACTCCGACAGCTGCATCGCCACCCACCCGTCCGACATGGCCGTCGCGCTCGCCGCCCTCGACGCGCAGATCGAGCTGCAGGGCCCCGACGGCGGGCGGCGCGTACCGGTCGCCGACTTCTACCGGCTGCCGGGCGAGCACCCCGAACGCGACACCTGGATCCGTCCCGGCGAACTGATCACCGCAGTGCTGCTGCCCGCCGCCACGGCCGGCGTCCCCTCCGCCTACCGCAAGGCCCGGGACCGGGCGTCGTACGCCTTCGCCCTCGCCTCCGTGGCCGTCGTGCTGCGGGTCGCGGACGGCGTCGTCGACCAGGTGGGCGTCGCCTTCGGCGGGCTCGCCCACCGGCCCTGGCGGGCGAGGCACACGGAGCTGGCCCTGCTGGGCGCCCCCGCCGGCCCCGACGCCTTCGAAGGCGCCGTGGCCCTCGAACTCGCCCACGCCGAACCCCTGCGGGACAACGCCTACAAGGTGCCGCTGGCGCGCAACCTCGCCCTGGACGTCCTGAACCGTCTCGCCCCGACGCCCGCGGTGGCCTGA
- a CDS encoding xanthine dehydrogenase family protein molybdopterin-binding subunit, with protein sequence MTGTILGAPAERREGRQKVSGAARYAAEYTLPGRAYAWPVPAAVARGRVTAVDTSAALALPGVLAVLTPGDAPRLAEPEDATLAVLQNQDVPHRGWCVALAVADTLETARAAARAVRVSYRTAPHDAELTPDHPDGYEPEEANGGYPGRVRQGDPEGAFADADVRVEALYRVPPLHNHPMEPHASTAHWEGDRLTVCTSTQGGTVVRSVLAQLFDLPEDSVTVVSEHVGGGFGSKGTPRPDVVLAAMAARRTGRPVTLAVPRRHLPTVVGHRAPTLQRLRLGASPDGRLTALLHEVTTHTSRVKEFVEQAAVPSRIMYATPHLLSSHRVVPLDVPTPSWMRAPGEAPGMYALESAMDELADALGMDPVELRLRNEPDREPGSGKPFSSRHLAECLREGARRFGWADRDPRPGNRREGPLLIGTGVAAATYPTMAVPATATAHALPDGAFAVRINATDIGTGARTVLTQIAADVLDVPLDRVRTEIGHSDLPPAWVAGGSMGTASWGWAVHEACAELASRLAAHTGPLPVEGIEVRADTTGKADADSPYARHAFGAHFAETAVDTVTGEVRVRRLLGIFAAGRILNARTARSQFTGGMTMGLGMALTEHSTMDRAFGDFTEADLAAYHVPAHADVPDIEADWLDEHDPHLNPMGSKGIGEIGIVGTAAAIGNAVHHATGIRFRELPLTPDRILTALLSEG encoded by the coding sequence ATGACCGGCACCATCCTGGGTGCTCCCGCCGAACGCCGGGAAGGACGCCAGAAGGTCTCCGGCGCCGCCCGCTACGCCGCCGAGTACACCCTGCCCGGCCGTGCATACGCCTGGCCCGTGCCCGCCGCCGTCGCCCGCGGCCGGGTCACCGCCGTCGACACCTCCGCCGCGCTCGCCCTGCCCGGTGTCCTCGCCGTCCTCACCCCCGGCGACGCGCCGCGCCTCGCCGAGCCGGAGGACGCCACGCTCGCCGTCCTCCAGAACCAGGACGTACCGCACCGCGGCTGGTGCGTGGCCCTCGCCGTCGCCGACACCCTGGAGACCGCACGCGCCGCCGCCCGCGCGGTCCGCGTCAGCTACCGGACCGCACCGCACGACGCCGAACTCACCCCGGACCACCCGGACGGCTACGAGCCGGAGGAGGCCAACGGCGGCTACCCGGGCCGCGTCCGGCAGGGCGACCCGGAAGGCGCCTTCGCCGACGCCGACGTCCGCGTCGAAGCCCTCTACCGCGTGCCGCCGCTGCACAACCACCCCATGGAGCCGCACGCCAGCACCGCGCACTGGGAGGGCGACCGGCTCACCGTCTGCACCTCCACCCAGGGCGGTACGGTCGTCCGCTCCGTCCTCGCCCAGCTGTTCGACCTGCCCGAGGACTCCGTCACCGTCGTCTCCGAACACGTCGGCGGCGGCTTCGGCTCCAAGGGCACCCCGCGCCCCGACGTCGTCCTCGCCGCCATGGCCGCCCGGCGCACCGGCCGCCCCGTCACCCTCGCCGTTCCCCGCCGCCACCTGCCCACCGTCGTCGGCCACCGCGCCCCCACCCTCCAGCGGCTGCGGCTCGGCGCGAGCCCCGACGGCCGGCTCACCGCCCTGCTGCACGAGGTGACCACCCACACCTCCCGGGTGAAGGAGTTCGTGGAGCAGGCCGCCGTGCCCTCCCGGATCATGTACGCCACCCCCCACCTGCTCAGCTCCCACCGGGTCGTCCCACTCGACGTGCCCACCCCGTCCTGGATGCGGGCCCCCGGGGAGGCGCCCGGCATGTACGCCCTCGAATCGGCCATGGACGAACTCGCCGACGCGCTCGGCATGGACCCCGTGGAACTGCGCCTGCGCAACGAACCCGACCGCGAGCCCGGCAGCGGCAAACCCTTCAGCAGCCGGCACCTCGCCGAATGCCTGCGCGAGGGCGCCCGCCGCTTCGGCTGGGCCGACCGCGACCCGCGCCCGGGCAACCGCCGCGAGGGCCCGCTGCTCATCGGCACCGGCGTCGCCGCGGCCACCTACCCCACCATGGCCGTCCCCGCCACCGCGACCGCCCACGCCCTGCCCGACGGCGCCTTCGCCGTCCGCATCAATGCCACCGACATCGGCACCGGGGCCCGTACCGTCCTCACCCAGATCGCCGCCGACGTCCTCGACGTGCCCCTGGACCGCGTCCGCACCGAGATCGGGCACAGCGACCTGCCGCCGGCCTGGGTCGCCGGCGGCTCCATGGGCACCGCCTCCTGGGGCTGGGCCGTGCACGAGGCGTGCGCCGAACTGGCCTCCCGGCTGGCCGCCCACACCGGACCGCTGCCCGTCGAGGGCATCGAGGTCCGCGCCGACACCACCGGGAAGGCCGACGCCGACAGCCCCTACGCCCGGCACGCCTTCGGCGCCCACTTCGCCGAGACCGCCGTCGACACCGTCACCGGGGAGGTCCGCGTACGCCGGCTCCTCGGGATCTTCGCGGCCGGCCGGATCCTCAACGCCCGCACCGCACGGTCCCAGTTCACCGGCGGCATGACCATGGGCCTGGGCATGGCCCTCACCGAACACAGCACCATGGACAGGGCGTTCGGCGACTTCACGGAGGCCGATCTCGCCGCCTACCACGTGCCCGCCCACGCCGACGTCCCCGACATCGAGGCCGACTGGCTCGACGAGCACGACCCCCACCTCAACCCCATGGGCAGCAAGGGCATCGGCGAGATCGGCATCGTCGGCACCGCCGCCGCCATCGGCAACGCCGTCCACCACGCCACCGGGATCCGCTTCCGCGAACTGCCCCTCACTCCGGACCGGATCCTCACCGCCCTGCTGTCCGAGGGATGA
- a CDS encoding 2Fe-2S iron-sulfur cluster-binding protein has translation MTSTHEPGHRSEITLRVNGKPHTLSVDHRRVLLDLLREDLDLTGSKKGCDHGQCGACTVLVDGRRLNSCLLLAVTLDGSEVTTVEGLGGEGEEPHPLQRAFLDRDAFQCGYCTPGQICSALGMLAEAAAGHPSHVTDPAAPSGRPVRLDRAEIRERMSGNLCRCGAYPRIVEAVEDVIP, from the coding sequence ATGACCAGCACACACGAGCCCGGCCACCGCTCGGAGATCACCCTCCGGGTGAACGGAAAACCGCACACCCTGTCCGTCGACCACCGGCGCGTCCTGCTGGACCTGCTGCGCGAGGACCTGGACCTCACCGGCTCCAAGAAGGGCTGCGACCACGGCCAGTGCGGTGCCTGCACCGTCCTGGTCGACGGGCGCCGCCTCAACAGCTGTCTGCTGCTCGCGGTCACCCTCGACGGCAGCGAGGTCACCACCGTCGAGGGCCTCGGCGGAGAGGGCGAGGAGCCGCACCCGCTCCAGCGGGCGTTCCTCGACCGGGACGCCTTCCAGTGCGGATACTGCACCCCCGGCCAGATCTGCTCGGCCCTCGGCATGCTCGCCGAGGCCGCGGCCGGCCACCCTTCCCACGTGACCGACCCCGCGGCACCCTCCGGCCGGCCCGTCCGGCTGGACCGGGCCGAGATCCGCGAGCGCATGAGCGGCAACCTGTGCCGGTGCGGCGCCTATCCCCGCATCGTCGAGGCGGTGGAGGACGTGATCCCGTGA